From Drosophila suzukii chromosome 2R, CBGP_Dsuzu_IsoJpt1.0, whole genome shotgun sequence, a single genomic window includes:
- the LOC108018103 gene encoding uncharacterized protein gives MTDVSANSLDVSVDVVWPTIIVLAMLVINGFVFAYIMRKRREYKNQEEQQPVPHASYAATSELATTAPTDQEDDSCAIEMERL, from the coding sequence ATGACCGATGTCAGTGCAAATAGTCTGGATGTGTCCGTGGATGTGGTCTGGCCCACGATAATCGTCCTGGCCATGCTGGTGATAAACGGCTTCGTGTTCGCCTACATCATGCGAAAGCGGCGGGAGTACAAGAATCAGGAGGAGCAACAACCTGTTCCACACGCATCGTACGCGGCCACCAGTGAGCTGGCTACCACTGCACCCACGGACCAGGAGGACGATAGCTGTGCCATCGAGATGGAGCGACTGTAG